The Plasmodium vivax chromosome 12, whole genome shotgun sequence genomic interval CgcaggaaataaaaaattcttccGCTTCATGTGCAGGAACTTTATCTGCTCATATGAAAATGTCAGAAGAAAATATTACCACACGATTTTTACAGCCACCATTAGCCACATCactcttccccattttttatttaacatgTGGGCCTTTCATACCATAAGTAATACCCTCTTGAGTCCAGAAATTAAAGAgaacaaaacaaattattattttttttttaattataaatcaAGCGttttagagaaaaaaatgacagaCAGGGATATCATAAAAGTGTGTGTCTTATCTTCCATCATTTCGACTGTCCCGTATATTCTTTTACACAAAGGCAATCAACTGCTAGGAGCATCAGGAGCTGTTATGGGTCTTGTATACTTGTTATCTACAGTTAAACCAAATGAGGTCTTCGTCTCTCTGTTTCCTCTCCCATATTTAAAGATGACTTCCCTACAGCTTTGTCATCTCTCCATTCTAAccaactttttatttctcttttgTAGAAGAAATCATTTCAACGTTGCTTGGTTGGCTCATTTATTTGGTTTAATGGGAGGGGcattgtataatttttaccagaggagaaaaaacggGAATATGAATTACTACCCCTTTATTGAATTGTCCCTAAAAAATGGACCCATTGATTACCTCAATTCTTACCTTGACTTTGTAGATTTTGCCAAGTGTCTGCAGCTGCAAATTAGGATCTTCTTTTCCCTCGACCCACGCGCTATGCAAAGCATGAACAGGAAAATCAGCTccattaaatatatgcagTCGCAGAGGCGCATGAAATTTAACATGTTGAAGGTTAAAAATTTGGAGGCCATGTCCCGGTTGAAATAGGGAACTCACATGGGGTGaacgcgaaaaggaaagtaatcaaaggggagaagccctCGTTTTGGGGTAATCCCAACGGGGATGCTACACTAGTTGGCGGTACCTCCCCCGTCGGTATGGCAATCAACATGGTGTGTCAGGTGGAGTAGGGGTTAAAACACTGTACGTTGGAAGTGCCATCACATTTaaccccattttttggcGGAAAAAATGGTTCTTCTGTGGACGCCTAATTATGCCCGTAAAACGTGCACAAGGGGTAATCAGCCTTGTGGCACACCGTGCCATCGTAGATGCAATTACGTACTTACCTACGTGTGCACGAGTGTCCCCTGTGATTGCCACCCTTTACGCAAtacgttcttttttttttttaagtgcaaATGTTTTTCCCTCAATTTGTTCCAacttaaaatatgtaaagaaaaaaaaattagaaaaaatttcaaaacggGGGGTTGTTTGCCCCCACGGAAGGTATTAACTTGTGTGGGGAAGCATTTCCCAATTGGcgcattttttatgtgaacATTCCCCATTTAACCTTTGCAATTTGTTGTGAGCTCATATTGGAGTTATAAGAGTGTTGTGGAAAGAGCGGGTGGGGGATCGCTTCCCCTGCTGTGCGAAGTTGGACACCTGTTGCTAATTTGACAAGGCTCCGTTCCATTCGTGCCAACTCGGTGTTTAACCAAATGGCACCCGCCAAAGGAGTGTCTGGGgagtattataataaatgcatGCGCTTGCCATTTCGTTAAGCATGCAGTAGGCCGTGACAGATATGGCCGTCACTCCTCAGAACATGTTGACGCGTATCTCCCTTTACATACACACAGATGTGGGTGCATTTTTCCGTGCATACTTCCCCAAAAAACACACGGAAAGGTCGTTTTGCACAACCTCATTTAAAGGTTCCATCCTGCccagttttgcaaaatggagaattTCGCACGTTCGTTCGTTGTGCGAGGGGGGTGACCGACGCTGccatatgtgtatatatgcatgcgcGTGGCATCGCTGCGCTTCACGGCGAGGGTACAAAATGCAGGAACGTTTCCTTTGCCTTCTTTTGAAAAGGTTATACTTGCtaagtgcaatttttttacgcagcgagggaaaaaattcagcCCCAAATGTTCCCACACAAGGGCACACATTCGAAAAGGGCTAAATATCGTGGTCaccacaaaaaaacaaaaaaaaaggaacggcGAAGTTATTAACACATTCACGCTCTGTTTATATAAGGACTCATCGATGAAGCACAGCTCGTTCTGactctccctcttcttctatgacaatttttttttattgatcGCTTTATGTACCTATTTTCACAAATCCACCTTCTGGATACGCACAGAGTGGTTTGCCGTGCAAAGGGTGGAgggtaaattttaaaagtccTTTCTCCTCCCAAGTAAGCATGGCAACAGTTCGGTACGCAGCGGCGGGAggatagcaaaaaaaaaaaaaaaaaatatattaaaataacgCACTTCCATAGGTGGATGAACTGGATAAGCGGTataaaattgcacaaatggTGTAAATTTCGCGAACGGCCAAAGGGCGTAAATACATGAACGCGCATGGGTACAAAGGTACACCCAGCTTGGTGattcccccccctcacaAATTGGcgctgttcattttttctgcccttTTCGCGGGTGTGacaatatattcattttttgcagctCCCATTGGAGaagttttcttcttcttccctcttcGTGCAGCTCCTTCTAACCAGCGCAATTGTGCaagtaaaaatgtataagtACTTTTATGGGTAAACATAACTACGCCATTTTGGCACCGCGTAATGTAAGTACTTCTGTAGTATAGGCCCCCTCCCCACTCCAAATATGTGTGTAACATTCACAGCGTTGCAGTGTACCGCgcgtgtatacatataacgCTTTCAATGTATAAGGGTCAGCCTTTTGCCAGAGCAATTGTaccttcttaaaaatatacagtacattttatttatctaaaaataaataggaGCAAAATTATACGCATGTTCTACGAGAGGATTTTTACTACACCGTCAttgtttttcttaatttcgtaagaggcctttttttttttttttttttttcccccccctttgccgttGAGTTATAAATTTTACGAAACCCGTGCGAGCAGAATCGAAGCGCCGCAGATGGCTTGCCTTCACATTGCCTGCAAAGGTATACATCAACAAATGTACTATTATAAATTCCCAAAAACGCAAAAGCGCAAAAGAGCAAAAGAGCAAAAGCGCGAAGTACGACTGTACCTGCCTCACCTGAGTGACCAAATTTAAAACGcttgcaaaaaattgtagAAGTATAAtagtttccccccccccccccccctgtggagaAGCCACTCTCGTTTAGCTataattaattctttttttttttttttataagcctttatttttgagaagccttttttttatagccttttttttatagccttttttttatagccatttttttccttttaacgccaatttttttccccgctaAAACGGACTACCTACCAATCGACGATGAAGTGTTTAacttttctcttcttcctttttttgggccTCCTCTCCTTTCGCGATGTCACGAGCACGAAGGATATCCCCGCCCAGCAGGGTGACACTCCCCTAACCCCTCTGAACAAATTCGACAAGTACTTTCTACGCATGTACAACAAAAGCTCTAGATTACAACAAGGCGGAGGGAACTACATAAATGTAAGGAAGGGCGCCTCAGAAGGGGGTTCCATGCCCCTGGCGCAGCACACGGCAAAACATAGGAAATGAGGGCATCCTTCTTTGGGAACACTTCTGTCGCCCATTTCGGGGGTGTTCCCTCTTACCCACGTGCACGCTTCCCCTCCTGTGAAGCACACCCAGCTATGCATATCACCACTGCAGTGGCGCATGTACAAACGCACACATGATTCAATGACCCCGGTGCCTTTACCTTTTCGCAGGGAATTAACATGAAGAATAcgattttcattttgtacttcttcgcaaaatggtaaaGAAGGAGCGTTGTGCATGCTTGCATCATGTGCGCG includes:
- a CDS encoding thioredoxin-2 precursor, putative (encoded by transcript PVX_083155A), which gives rise to MKCLTFLFFLFLGLLSFRDVTSTKDIPAQQGDTPLTPLNKFDKYFLRMYNKSSRLQQGGGNYINGINMKNTIFILYFFAKWCHACKMQGSEMDKLEKYYGKRIYILKVDIDQNEAMARRFAVKSLPTIIIMKNKAVLARKEHFVTSNDLVSLIRKHL
- a CDS encoding hypothetical protein, conserved (encoded by transcript PVX_083160A), with translation MFNAGRYFRASYYKKKNIFCVKGSRQFHGFVKSRRVQTNAVKRKDRIRRGRFLQLKEKLQLVIFSSVYFFACDYVYHVYVLRDNGGRTAKRASNHSGESAGNDPKCKDERTNGEGGIGTTLMEYIKWMNIFSSAQGKDDQQLKQQDGECRGKNDGHRLEAQKGSHKKDHPSSNRGDVKICSVCEEDPYEIKINRVKRSSGKEESSQTGKPGQSSYASNRREQLPSRDPPQRNSIGGGEKNMKDLLVSNFYRNDLFNGCNLFLFANGVVFLCWRLSEIAGNKKFFRFMCRNFICSYENVRRKYYHTIFTATISHITLPHFLFNMWAFHTISNTLLSPEIKENKTNYYFFFNYKSSVLEKKMTDRDIIKVCVLSSIISTVPYILLHKGNQLLGASGAVMGLVYLLSTVKPNEVFVSLFPLPYLKMTSLQLCHLSILTNFLFLFCRRNHFNVAWLAHLFGLMGGALYNFYQRRKNGNMNYYPFIELSLKNGPIDYLNSYLDFVDFAKCLQLQIRIFFSLDPRAMQSMNRKISSIKYMQSQRRMKFNMLKVKNLEAMSRLK